The following proteins are co-located in the Solea senegalensis isolate Sse05_10M linkage group LG12, IFAPA_SoseM_1, whole genome shotgun sequence genome:
- the timm8a gene encoding mitochondrial import inner membrane translocase subunit Tim8 A has protein sequence MDGQAATADPQLQHFIEIESQKQRFQQLVHQMTEVCWEKCMDKPGPKLDSRTETCFVNCVERFIDTSQFILNRLEQTQRSRGAFSETMSD, from the exons ATGGACGGTCAGGCAGCGACAGCTGACCCTCAGCTCCAGCACTTCATCGAGATCGAGTCTCAGAAGCAAAGGTTTCAGCAACTGGTGCATCAAATGACTGAGGTTTGCTGG GAGAAATGTATGGACAAGCCGGGGCCAAAGCTGGACTCCAGGACAGAAACATGCTTTGTTAACTGTGTGGAGCGATTCATCGACACAAGCCAGTTCATCCTAAACAGACTGGAACAGACCCAGAGAAGCCGCGGTGCATTCTCTGAGACCATGTCAGATTAA
- the zgc:101583 gene encoding magnesium transporter NIPA2 encodes MEVSRLDFYIGLSLALSSSIFIGASYILKKKGLLRLASKGSKRAGQGGYAYLKEWLWWAGLISMGTGEAANFAAYAFAPATLVTPLGALSVLVSAVLSTYFLNERLNVHGKVGCLLCVLGSTVMVIHAPQEEEVDSLTSMAEKLKDPGFIVFAVCVVGSSLVLIFAVAPRFGQKNMLVYILICSVIGSLSVSCVKGLGIGIKELFAGIPVLKEPLFWSLVICLVICISVQISFLNKALDIFNTSIVTPIYYVFFTTSVMACSAILFKEWLRMTPDKVMGTISGFLTIIFGIFLLHAFKDITFSWDSLPLFLKKAPQGSPRGQQPYLVLPSHDSQTEEDELNLPREGGTKAGWGTHQRAP; translated from the exons ATGGAAGTGAGCCGCTTGGACTTTTACATCGGTCTGTCTCTGGCGCTGAGCTCCAGTATCTTCATCGGTGCAAGTTACATCCTGAAAAAGAAAGGTCTGCTGCGACTGGCGAGCAAGGGCTCAAAGCGAGCAG GTCAAGGGGGATATGCATACCTGAAAGAATGGCTGTGGTGGGCAGGACTCATTTCAA TGGGAACTGGAGAGGCAGCGAACTTCGCCGCATATGCGTTTGCGCCCGCCACACTGGTGACGCCACTTGGAGCACTGAGTGTACTTGTGAG TGCTGTGCTCTCCACTTACTTTTTGAATGAGAGGCTGAATGTCCATGGGAAGGTTGGCTGTTTACTGTGTGTCCTGGGCTCCACCGTGATGGTGATCCATGCCCCACAAGAAGAGGAGGTTGATTCCCTCACCTCCATGGCAGAGAAGCTTAAAGACCCAG GTTtcattgtgtttgctgtgtgcgTTGTGGGGAGCAGCCTGGTTCTTATCTTTGCTGTGGCTCCACGGTTTGGACAGAAGAATATGCTGGTCTACATCCTgatctgctctgtgattggctccctctctgtgtcttgtgTCAAGGGCCTGGGCATTGGCATTAAGGAGCTGTTTGCTGGGATACCAGTGCTGAAGGAACCCCTATTCTGGTCCTTAGTCATCTGCCTGGTAATCTGCATCAGTGTTCAGATTAGTTTCCTGAACAAAGCCCTCGATATCTTTAACACCTCCATAGTCACTCCCATCTACTACGTCTTCTTCACCACATCTGTCATGGCCTGTTCAGCTATCCTGTTTAAGGAATGGTTGCGCATGACCCCCGACAAAGTAATGGGTACAATTAGTGGGTTCCTCACCATCATCTTTGGGATCTTCCTCCTCCACGCCTTCAAAGACATCACATTTAGCTGGGATTCCCTCCCACTGTTCCTGAAGAAGGCTCCTCAGGGTTCTCCACGGGGCCAGCAGCCTTATCTGGTTCTTCCCAGCCACGACAGCCAAACAGAGGAAGATGAGCTGAACCTGCCAAGAGAAGGAGGTACAAAAGCAGGGTGGGGTACACACCAGAGAGCTCCCTAA
- the LOC122778611 gene encoding uncharacterized protein LOC122778611 isoform X1 produces MECHSSLGVVGSYYMFRQVLPSIFCSSANIKAWALKSLINSALIFLDICQVCRMSSRKERQGYTKPQKRIKQEFTPLEKIEQQQALLHIEQLLQEQPQQPQLQLTHGAIPFPDPVQEVTPRDAISDPDNENDINALRAYTDRIAHRLDQVQDSVNELLALIPPRSAHATADDIVLLSPCKSVDQLEELDQSLNQLERRTKMQHYLVTLGGENGGIAVRRMLRRVATNDVLSQYSLRGRKSKRAFQDLSLCRIIIGACQISFPSLTAAQVEDLIGQALKFAPHRQRSSRKD; encoded by the exons ATGGAGTGCCATAGTTCATTGGGGGTTGTTGGTTCTTATTACATGTTCAGACAAGTCTTGCCTTCAATTTTTTGTAGTTCTGCCAACATAAAGGCATGGGCACTCAAGTCTTTAATTAATTCAGCTTTGATTTTCTTAGATATTTGTCAGGTTTGTAGAATGAGTTCAAGGAAGGAACGACAGGGCTACACAAAGCCACAGAAGAGGATAAAACAGGAGTTTACACCACTGGAAAAGATCGAGCAACAACAGGCACTTCTCCATATAGAGCAGTTACTACAAGAACAGCCACAACAACCACAGCTACAACTGACACATGGGGCCATTCCATTTCCGGACCCAGTCCAAG AAGTGACTCCTAGAGATGCAATAAGTGACCCAGACAATGAGAATGACATTAATG CTTTGAGAGCATACACAGACCGCATTGCACATAGGTTGGACCAGGTGCAGGACAGTGTGAATGAGTTGCTCGCGCTCATTCCACCACGGTCAGCACACGCCACTGCAGATGACATAGTATTGCTGTCTCCCTGCAAAAGTGTCGACCAACTGGAGGAGCTTGACCAGAGTCTAAATCAGCTGGAGAGGAGGACCAAAATG CAACATTACCTCGTGACCTTAGGTGGAGAGAACGGTGGTATTGCAGTTCGCCGTATGCTGCGGCGAGTGGCTACTAATGATGTTCTGTCACAATATAGCCTGAGAGGGAGAAAGTCGAAAAGGGCTTTCCAAGACCTTTCCCTATGTAGGATTATAATAG GTGCCTGCCAGATAAGCTTCCCTTCACTCACTGCAGCACAAGTAGAAGACCTGATTGGGCAAGCACTCAAGTTTGCCCCACACAGACAAAG GTCATCTCGCAAAGATTGA
- the LOC122778611 gene encoding uncharacterized protein LOC122778611 isoform X2: MSSRKERQGYTKPQKRIKQEFTPLEKIEQQQALLHIEQLLQEQPQQPQLQLTHGAIPFPDPVQEVTPRDAISDPDNENDINALRAYTDRIAHRLDQVQDSVNELLALIPPRSAHATADDIVLLSPCKSVDQLEELDQSLNQLERRTKMQHYLVTLGGENGGIAVRRMLRRVATNDVLSQYSLRGRKSKRAFQDLSLCRIIIGACQISFPSLTAAQVEDLIGQALKFAPHRQRSSRKD; encoded by the exons ATGAGTTCAAGGAAGGAACGACAGGGCTACACAAAGCCACAGAAGAGGATAAAACAGGAGTTTACACCACTGGAAAAGATCGAGCAACAACAGGCACTTCTCCATATAGAGCAGTTACTACAAGAACAGCCACAACAACCACAGCTACAACTGACACATGGGGCCATTCCATTTCCGGACCCAGTCCAAG AAGTGACTCCTAGAGATGCAATAAGTGACCCAGACAATGAGAATGACATTAATG CTTTGAGAGCATACACAGACCGCATTGCACATAGGTTGGACCAGGTGCAGGACAGTGTGAATGAGTTGCTCGCGCTCATTCCACCACGGTCAGCACACGCCACTGCAGATGACATAGTATTGCTGTCTCCCTGCAAAAGTGTCGACCAACTGGAGGAGCTTGACCAGAGTCTAAATCAGCTGGAGAGGAGGACCAAAATG CAACATTACCTCGTGACCTTAGGTGGAGAGAACGGTGGTATTGCAGTTCGCCGTATGCTGCGGCGAGTGGCTACTAATGATGTTCTGTCACAATATAGCCTGAGAGGGAGAAAGTCGAAAAGGGCTTTCCAAGACCTTTCCCTATGTAGGATTATAATAG GTGCCTGCCAGATAAGCTTCCCTTCACTCACTGCAGCACAAGTAGAAGACCTGATTGGGCAAGCACTCAAGTTTGCCCCACACAGACAAAG GTCATCTCGCAAAGATTGA
- the mars2 gene encoding methionine--tRNA ligase, mitochondrial: protein MRLPFLVATRSIGAVHRLRQSPLLPSRLSAQSRLQRFAAVSSQCKDEKSYYITTPIFYVNASPHLGHLYSAVIADCFHRFKLLQGFNSKFATGTDEHGLKIQQAAEAAGKDPLTFCTDVSQRFKHLFDSCDVSYTDYIRTTEQRHRRAVEHFWSVLWNNGLIYRGHYEGWYSTQDESFLTPLQVGDAVDSLGTPIKVSLESGHKVEWMKEENYVFRLSAFRSQLLNWLRGNPRVIQPECFYQVVLQWLQQDLPDLSVSRQRSRLQWGISVPNDPEQTIYVWLDALVNYLTVAGYPDTHDQWWKVVHHIVGKDILKFHAIYWPAFLLGAGLPLPQTIYVHSHWTAEGKKMSKSVGNVVDPLQRSQMFTTDGMRYFLLRQGVPDSDCDYTDHKVTKLLNAELCDSLGGLLNRCTAPGLNPAQVYPAFCPQSFPRERGGRTVFEDHHMLDAVKNLPAVVERHYENMHLYKALEAIAACVRQTNAFVQRHAPWKLDREDSKDKRWLDTIIHVSFECLRIYGILLQPVVPGISNKLLSRLGVQPGERNWAALNFLPRHQGIDCPLEGRPLGSESGVLFSRLESQIQKPNKAKKGLQKLTKA from the exons ATGAGGCTCCCGTTTCTTGTTGCCACCAGAAGCATCGGTGCTGTTCACCGCCTGCGACAGAGCCCGTTGCTTCCCTCTCGTCTCTCGGCTCAGTCGAGACTGCAGAGGTTCGCTGCTGTGAGCAGTCAGTGCAAAGATGAGAAGAGCTACTACATCACGACCCCCATCTTCTACGTCAACGCTTCTCCTCACCTGGGACACCTGTATTCAGCTGTGATAGCGGACTGCTTTCACCGGTTTAAGCTGCTTCAGGGATTCAACTCAAAGTTTGCAACAG GCACAGATGAACACGGCTTGAAAATCCAACAAGCCGCTGAAGCTGCGGGAAAAGATCCCCTGACCTTCTGCACTGACGTGTCGCAGCGATTCAAACATCTGTTCGACAGCTGTGACGTTTCGTACACGGACTACATACGAACCACGGAGCAGAGACATCGTCGGGCTGTGGAGCATTTCTGGTCGGTGCTCTGGAACAACGGACTCATCTACAGGGGACATTATGAAGGCTGGTACTCGACACAGGACGAAAGTTTCCTCACGCCGTTGCAGGTGGGCGACGCAGTGGACTCGTTGGGGACGCCGATCAAAGTGTCGCTGGAGAGTGGACACAAG GTGGAGTGGATGAAAGAAGAGAACTATGTGTTCCGTCTGTCTGCGTTTCGGTCTCAGCTCCTCAACTGGCTCAGAGGAAATCCCCGCGTAATACAGCCTGAATGTTTCTACCAGGTTGTCCTCCAGTGGCTACAGCAGGACCTCCCGGACCTCTCCGTGTCCCGTCAGAGAAGCCGCCTTCAGTGGGGCATCTCTGTCCCCAACGATCCCGAGCAGACCATCTATGTGTGGCTGGATGCTCTGGTGAACTACCTCACTGTGGCTGGATATCCAGACACTCACGACCAGTGGTGGAAAGTGGTCCACCACATTGTTGGAAAGGATATCTTAAAATTTCACGCCATCTACTGGCCAGCTTTCCTCCTGGGTGCTGGACTACCACTGCCTCAGACAATATACGTGCACTCACACTGGACAGCAGAAGGAAAGAAGATGTCGAAAAGTGTGGGTAATGTCGTGGATCCTCTCCAACGCTCGCAGATGTTCACAACTGACGGTATGAGGTACTTTCTTCTGCGTCAAGGTGTTCCAGACTCGGACTGTGATTACACTGATCACAAAGTAACTAAGCTGCTCAACGCAGAGCTGTGCGACTCTCTGGGTGGTCTGCTTAACCGCTGCACAGCTCCAGGTCTTAATCCAGCTCAGGTTTACCCAGCTTTCTGTCCTCAGTCCTTCCCAAGAGAGCGGGGAGGCAGAACGGTGTTTGAAGACCACCACATGTTGGACGCTGTGAAAAATCTCCCTGCCGTGGTAGAGCGGCACTACGAGAACATGCATCTATACAAAGCTCTGGAGGCCATTGCTGCCTGTGTGAGGCAAACCAATGCCTTTGTTCAACGCCATGCACCCTGGAAGCTGGACAGGGAGGACAGTAAAGACAAGCGCTGGCTGGACACCATCATCCACGTCTCCTTTGAATGCCTGAGGATTTATGGGATCCTCCTGCAGCCAGTGGTGCCAGGGATTTCAAACAAACTCCTGTCCAGACTTGGGGTGCAACCAGGCGAAAGGAACTGGGCAGCACTGAATTTCCTGCCACGGCATCAGGGAATCGACTGTCCCCTTGAAGGGAGACCACTAGGATCTGAATCTGGAGTACTTTTTAGTCGACTGGAAAGTCAAATACAAAAACctaacaaagcaaaaaaaggcCTACAAAAATTAACTAAGGCGTGA